The genomic stretch GGATACCGTCGGGATTGCTGACGTAGCGGGTACGGTTTTGCAAATGTACCATCGGTATGTCTTTTATGGCATATTCTTTGGCTTGAAGGTGGACGGAGCCAAGGAGCATGAAAAAAGTAAGTAAAAATGTCAATTTTCTCATTGGATGTATTTGTCTACAAATGCTTTTACTTTTTGGGTATATTCTTCGGTATTGAACAGATAGGAATGTGCATGGTCTGCTTCCGGAACTATCCATAATGCTTTGGGCTGAGGTTTTGCCTCATACAATTGGTACACCATCCATGTGGGTACGTAGTCATCTTTATCACCATGGATAAAGAACATGGGCAGATGGCATCGGGCTACCTGTTTCAATGCGGATGCTTCTTTGAATCCCCATCCATATTCCAGCTGGCATAACCAGTCGGCAGTGTACATTAACGGGAATTGAGGCAAGCCGAATTGTTCTTTCAATTCTTTGGAAAATTGATCCCATACGCTGGTATATCCGCAGTCCTCGACAAAACATTTCACATAGTCGGGTTGCGGTTCGCCTGAAACCATCATAGTGGTGGCTGCACCCATCGAGATTCCATGTACTACCATGCTGGTACTGGCACCGTAAATTCGATTGGCAACCTCCATCCATTGTGTTACATCTTTGCGGTCTAACCATCCCATTTGTATGGCATTTCCACCGCTCAGACCAGTATTGCGCAAATCAGGTAGGAGGATGTTGAAATCCAATTTTTTATTGTATAGATAACCTATCATCATCATGCGGATGGCATTGTCTGTATACCCGTGTACTATAATTGCGGTTTTGGCTGTCGGGCGGCTGGAAGCCACATAGTAAGCATGCAGTTTTACGTGGTCGGGAGAATAGATAAAGGTATCTTTCAGTGCTTGGTTCTGTTTCAGACTATCTATCCATGGTTTTAGATAGGAGTAAGTCTTAAACATATATTGCCAGGAACTTTCTAAATTCTTTCCCCTGTTTTTAGGGCGTAAGGAATAGTTCAGCATATATTGACTGGCTCCAAGTAGGACTATAATAAGCAGAACGAATATACAACTCGTTCCAATAATCATTTTTTTTCTTTTCATACCTTATCTATTTGTTCCATATATCCCATGCACCAAAGGCTTGCAATAAGAGCATTTCTAAACCGTTTTTGGTAATTGCCCCTTTGTCTGCCCCCTTTTTCATAAAAAGAGTAGTGTCAGGATTATATAACAAATCATAAAGCAAATGGTTGGGTGTGAGATATTGGTATGGAATATTGGGGTATTCATCGGCACGGGGATACATACCTACAGGAGTGCAGTTAACAATTACTTTATACTCATCCATGATTTCGGGAGTGAGCTGATTGTAAGTCAGCATTTCTTCACGCAGGTTTCGTGATACGAATTTGCATTCCAAACCTAATTTTTTCAGTCCGTAGGCAATCGCTTTCGAGGCACCTCCTGTTCCTAGAATCAGAGCTTTTTTGTGCTGGGGTTCCAACAAGGGGTCGATAGATTGAGTGAAACCAATCACATCGGAATTATAGCCTATTAGCTTAGTCTTACCTTTTTGGCGGACAATTTTGATTACATTGACGGCTCCGATGGCTGCCGCATCTTTATCCAGTTCGTCCAAATAAGAGATGACTTGTTCTTTATAAGGTATAGTGACATTGAACCCTACTAAATCAGGATTAGCCAATAACACAGAAGGCAGTTCTTTGATGGATGGGATTTCGAAGTTTACATATTCGGCATCAATGTTTTCCGAATGAAACTTTTCATTGAAAAAGTTCTTTGAGAACGAGTGTCCTAACGGATAACCTATCAAACCATATTTTTTCATAAAACTCTATACTTTAAATTATTTCGTTGCTAAATAAAGCGTACAGATACCTAGCGTCAACCGTTTGAAACTCACCTGATTGAATCCGGCTTTACGGATAATGTCTGTCATTATTTCGCCTTGTGGAAAGGCTTTGATGGATTGCGGCAGGTAAGTGTAGGCACTACGGTCTTTAGAGAGTAGCTTGCCCAAAGTGGGGATGACTATTTTAGAATAGACAGCATATAGCTGTTTCATGGGAAACCAGTCGGGTTCAGAGAGTTCCAATATGACTAGTTTTCCGTTGTCTTTCAGTACGCGGTGCATTTCGCGGAGTCCTTTGTCAAGGTCCTCGAAATTGCGTACACCGAATGCTACGGTAATAGCGTCAAAGCGTTTGTCGGGAAAGGTAAGTGCTGTACAGTCTTCTTTAGCAAAGGAGATACGGCTGTCCAGTCCGGCGGCTTTTACTTTTTCACGTCCCACATTCATCATGCCTTCGGATATATCGGTACCTATCAGCTCTTGGGGGTGAAGTGTCTGACAGGCTTGAATGGCAAAATCGCCCGTTCCGGTGGCTACATCCATTATGTGTTGCGGGTGAAAAGGTTTCAGCCAGTTAATGGCTTTGCGGCGCCAGCTTTTGTCAA from Phocaeicola dorei encodes the following:
- a CDS encoding alpha/beta hydrolase, with amino-acid sequence MKRKKMIIGTSCIFVLLIIVLLGASQYMLNYSLRPKNRGKNLESSWQYMFKTYSYLKPWIDSLKQNQALKDTFIYSPDHVKLHAYYVASSRPTAKTAIIVHGYTDNAIRMMMIGYLYNKKLDFNILLPDLRNTGLSGGNAIQMGWLDRKDVTQWMEVANRIYGASTSMVVHGISMGAATTMMVSGEPQPDYVKCFVEDCGYTSVWDQFSKELKEQFGLPQFPLMYTADWLCQLEYGWGFKEASALKQVARCHLPMFFIHGDKDDYVPTWMVYQLYEAKPQPKALWIVPEADHAHSYLFNTEEYTQKVKAFVDKYIQ
- a CDS encoding shikimate dehydrogenase family protein; protein product: MKKYGLIGYPLGHSFSKNFFNEKFHSENIDAEYVNFEIPSIKELPSVLLANPDLVGFNVTIPYKEQVISYLDELDKDAAAIGAVNVIKIVRQKGKTKLIGYNSDVIGFTQSIDPLLEPQHKKALILGTGGASKAIAYGLKKLGLECKFVSRNLREEMLTYNQLTPEIMDEYKVIVNCTPVGMYPRADEYPNIPYQYLTPNHLLYDLLYNPDTTLFMKKGADKGAITKNGLEMLLLQAFGAWDIWNK
- the ubiE gene encoding bifunctional demethylmenaquinone methyltransferase/2-methoxy-6-polyprenyl-1,4-benzoquinol methylase UbiE; its protein translation is MNYPQEKIKPYNADEKKSVQVEKMFDNIAPAYDQLNHALSWNIDKSWRRKAINWLKPFHPQHIMDVATGTGDFAIQACQTLHPQELIGTDISEGMMNVGREKVKAAGLDSRISFAKEDCTALTFPDKRFDAITVAFGVRNFEDLDKGLREMHRVLKDNGKLVILELSEPDWFPMKQLYAVYSKIVIPTLGKLLSKDRSAYTYLPQSIKAFPQGEIMTDIIRKAGFNQVSFKRLTLGICTLYLATK